One window from the genome of Paraneptunicella aestuarii encodes:
- a CDS encoding non-ribosomal peptide synthetase — protein MSFDASLSQLLLPLCAGAAVVIRPDDVTEPEALMEYIQATGVSFLHVVPAYLKQLVAVSGWQDSRLRIVVSGGDVFDTGLLDSWFNGDNASEREGIALYNSYGPTEIVITSSSHRVSVKALESKGSAPIGKPLANTSYWIVDAQGQLLPQGVVGELCIGGDSLAEGYWQREAQTAERFVELRFNNTLQRVYRTGDRAKWNDAGELVFVGRQDNQVKVRGYRIELGEIEAALKACQGVTEAVVKAEDDGLWAFLSLDENRTTLTQVEEELATHLPGYLLPSGFETITEWPLTASGKIDRNKLVRGISSDSDARAPSTEIELALQAIWAELLKIDAISATDNFFNMGGHSLLATRLASQIRRQFNVEFTLKSLFESPSIEEQARLIELLSAPVNASNSGDDAVNDAEDMEEFEL, from the coding sequence ATGAGTTTCGATGCCTCATTGAGCCAGCTGCTATTGCCTTTATGTGCAGGTGCGGCGGTGGTCATCCGACCGGATGATGTCACCGAGCCAGAAGCCTTGATGGAATATATTCAAGCAACCGGAGTCAGCTTCCTGCATGTGGTGCCGGCTTATCTGAAACAGCTGGTTGCTGTTTCAGGTTGGCAAGATTCCCGCTTACGCATAGTCGTTAGTGGCGGTGATGTCTTTGACACTGGTTTGTTAGACAGCTGGTTTAACGGCGACAACGCCAGTGAACGAGAAGGCATCGCACTTTATAACTCCTATGGCCCCACGGAAATTGTTATTACCAGTAGTAGCCATCGGGTTTCAGTAAAAGCCCTTGAATCGAAAGGCAGTGCGCCGATTGGTAAGCCTTTGGCGAATACTTCTTACTGGATTGTGGACGCACAAGGTCAGCTATTACCGCAAGGAGTGGTAGGAGAGTTGTGCATTGGCGGTGACAGCCTTGCTGAAGGATATTGGCAGCGTGAAGCACAAACCGCTGAGCGATTCGTTGAGTTGAGATTCAACAATACGCTGCAACGAGTCTATCGCACCGGCGACAGAGCGAAATGGAATGACGCGGGTGAATTAGTCTTCGTCGGTCGTCAGGATAATCAGGTGAAGGTGCGTGGTTATCGTATTGAATTGGGTGAAATCGAAGCGGCCTTGAAAGCCTGCCAGGGTGTGACCGAAGCGGTGGTGAAAGCCGAAGACGATGGCTTATGGGCGTTTTTGTCACTAGATGAAAATAGAACAACCCTGACCCAGGTAGAAGAAGAGTTAGCGACACATTTACCGGGTTACCTGTTACCCAGTGGTTTTGAGACCATCACAGAATGGCCATTAACAGCCAGTGGCAAGATTGACCGCAACAAGTTAGTGCGTGGTATTTCTTCTGATTCAGACGCTCGTGCTCCAAGTACAGAAATCGAATTGGCGCTGCAAGCTATTTGGGCTGAACTGCTAAAAATAGATGCAATTAGCGCTACCGATAACTTCTTTAACATGGGCGGTCACTCGTTGTTAGCTACTCGTCTTGCCAGCCAGATCCGTCGTCAATTTAACGTTGAATTTACGCTGAAGAGCTTATTCGAGTCGCCAAGTATTGAAGAGCAGGCTCGCTTGATTGAGCTACTTAGCGCTCCAGTTAATGCCTCAAACTCAGGTGATGACGCGGTCAATGATGCAGAAGATATGGAAGAATTTGAACTATGA
- a CDS encoding non-ribosomal peptide synthetase yields MNIVEIYKLCKESGINIQVEAGNLRVTTQSGVIPDSIKSLLKEHKQAMIELLSAGSGQESQRIKPHPELVLSYTQQRMWFQQQYDQQSAIYNIPLILKSDSLLDASSLQASLQHLLQRHQVLRTVINNQSGIATPKLLHSENFALVVQQVTDSSNSDAIFAELAHQQTSVAFDLSKDFMLRGTLVQVAEQYSVLFLTLHHIAADAWSLDILLHELNQVYSSITAQQEPALKEVALQYSDYAAWQQTLLNDSGMTNQLSYWKDRLANIPDTHRFPTDKKRPANPSFKGERLRFHLDTVTSQQLQSLAMEKGATTFSLVQAAFATLIAKYSGLSTDSEVMTDVVIGTPVANRHLPEVDKMVGFFANTIPLRTQIDLETRFSDLLGQVQHNTLNDLSNQNVPLEMLIDELNLTRKTSHNPLFQMMLVFESASENNNTAQSDSNSSLFSRYSVDRAETGSKFDLTLIARQSEKGLAFAWEFAHDLFERETIQRLADNFLRLLQSVAECPESKLSDLDCVSDSEKQFLIETGVGDAVAQDESATIHGRFEQQAAKQPNAVALVYGDESLTYAQLNEKANSVAQALMEKGIVPGDMIGICMGQSLDFPVAVLGVLKSGAAYLPMDKEYPAARIKHIVSDSKAKLWLSNTAETAGKVLGEHGVETLLISEILQVNSAISPSAISRPTMSSQDLAYMIYTSGSTGLPKGTMLEHVGAVNLSQVQQQQFAINDAASVEKAALQSKVLQFASISFDAATWEILMSLCNGAQLIIPNAEQKQDPAKMAALVQRHAITHATLPPAYLSLFETEQLASLTHLIVAGEAISRSEAEKWCVGRHFFNAYGPTETTVCATIGEYQGGVVHMGRSIANHKALVLDAAGKLAPIGAIGELYLGGIGLARGYHNNEALTQERFVALSVGVDKPQRFYRSGDLVRWLPSGVLEYIGRTDNQVQVRGFRVELGEIEAAIAQHPEVQAGFVQVSEKENGSQLTAYFTVSEGALNQSGDSLRKGIKQLLEQTLPYYMIPSAYVPLSHFPLTTHGKIDVEALPQAGEADTVKSTYVAPTTDAQRLVCSVLQDLLHLEQVGIKDSFFGLGGDSILSIQAVARINAFGYHLTSKQFFEAQSVENIAQILAESSATGVEYSQAESVGEMQLLPIQQRFFLLQNQDNDRYLQSALLHVPEAVNEAFLRAFVDALYQRHDMLRVRFTDLESVQPKAHFAPLIDVDLSKILDIVDISRETSELRQSAILAASEQAKSSINIAQGCLFKMVYMKAEKAQDSRLLLIFHHLIVDGVSWRIVLDDLALAYQQHIAGGDVHLGNKATTYQQWSKQYHSWLQSEDAVADVAYWQDKAALNRNPAMVQALLSKGKSQSDLGSNTLADSHIVKAQLDTQLTQSLLKDCHQAYRTQINDLLLSALVNALAKWRPELSGKSVSVFLEGHGREDDKFEHTDLSQCMGWFTSLYPVIFSAEKNPDELILGVKELTRQIPSRGLGYLGTSLQSSAQQMGVLFNYLGQFDQQLGKTQLFARANEDTGFDVARSRLRESLLGFNGQISNGQLQFNIDFSRELFAVADIEQLARTFETALTALIEHCRTQKESRVSPSDFPLCHVSQIELEMWQDEYGEIDDLYPASGNQMGMYYHAQLDAQSSYATQNLLHFNRDFNPQTFKQAWQILVQRHAVLRTVFVALDKEQSLQLVQRHVELNWIEKDIASLSQFEQDDAIQDYLESDNAIPIDYQKAPLSRFALFNRGEQGFSFIWTCSHTILDGWSLGVVYDELLTLYRALLSGVAPESVGLPNVASYKQYIAWTLEQSNQASTEFWQQELENAELSNAIGIEASNNEVAHQGKQVLKHTLPSGQYQALRSFAAQQNMTMSTLVQAAWGYLLCSYRDTDHIITGVTLSGRPADLPGVESTVGMMINTVPACIRVSPEWAIRDWLQSLQNTQSQRERFGFVPLAEIVQHKNLDEGEQLFNTVLGFHNQPIEDAAELMRESDMRGGVAHEETHYPLVLGVAPHQDLVFTLTYDSNLFSSAAMDRLVSHLTQVLSGLIAPENKTLADIHLLSDAEITALVQLSESQKLPAQTTLVPAQLSALAVSQADAQAVVMEAESLSFAELDAQSNLLARALVKFGVKAGDRVGMCLDRSVEMVVAVLGIMKSGGVYVPLDPTYPDERLSYLIQDAGISHVVTEVYLADQLPLNDQQVLLVSECIDDSDERDEEAETAVEVALAASTPAYMIYTSGSTGQPKGVLVNHGALAQRLAGLQHHYQLNGEDKGLLFASMSFDASLSQLLLPLCAGAAVVIRPDDVTEPEALMEYIQATGVSFLHVVPAYLKQLVAVSGWQDSRLRIVVSGGDVFDTGLLDSWFNGDNASEREGIALYNSYGPTEIVITSSSHRVSVKALESKGSAPIGKPLANTSYWIVDAQGQLLPQGVVGELCIGGDSLAEGYWQREAQTAERFVELRFNNTLQRVYRTGDRVKWNDAGELVFVGRQDNQVKVRGYRIELGEIEAALKACQGVTEAVVKAEDDGLWAFLSLDENRTTLTQVEEELATHLPGYLLPSGFETITEWPLTASGKIDRNKLVRGLEQDSGSRAPKNDTEIALQKIWAELLKVEEVGVTDNFFQMGGHSLLATRLASQIRRQFEVNFTLKSLFELPSIEEQAAMIVAEKGLDSEFTTASESDNASSFVPTIPVLEGNEPSPLSHAQNSLWLMEQMDSSGASYIAGTAMTISGNISREAIEQAFATIVERHQVLRTVIREYDGQPMQQVVDNPEFNVGFTDLSALDAGSQDQEILNMRREAKLSRFDLAQDVMLRVHLVKQSDTQHTLLLHMHHIVCDGWSIGLLMQEFNILYQAYSEQAEAKLPDLPVQYRDYASWQKAQLSGEKLDELAEYWTQRLADIPSVHQLPMDFDRPDIPSYRGEVYRQQLSGDVKTAFSQLSRNNQTTFFMAMHAAFSAWLARYSGSDDIVLGSAIANREQSEVANLIGFFSNVLVLRSQIDNNESFASLLSKVKTNDIADFDHQQMPFELLVEKLNPERTPQYNPLFQIVLNVDNNDGEDLQVSGSEVKGGGQLSYESNFDLTLYAVEQESGIKLVWRYASDLFTETTIARMSNSFSALLQAAIANPDTLLKDLPLVSDAESQALSVLAMGEVLPAQTTLVPAQLSALAVSQADAQAVVMEAESLSFAELDAQSNLLARALVKFGVKAGDRVGMCLDRSVEMVVAVLGIMKSGGVYVPLDPTYPDERLSYLIQDAGISHVVTEVYLADQLPLNDQQVLLVSECIDDSDERDEEAETAVEVALAASTPAYMIYTSGSTGQPKGVLVNHGALAQRLAGLQHHYQLNGEDKGLIVCVHEFRCLIEPAAIAFMCRCGGGHPTG; encoded by the coding sequence ATGAATATTGTTGAAATTTACAAGCTGTGCAAAGAAAGCGGCATAAACATTCAAGTTGAAGCAGGAAATTTGCGGGTAACGACACAAAGCGGCGTTATTCCTGATTCCATCAAATCCTTATTGAAAGAGCACAAGCAAGCCATGATTGAATTGCTGAGTGCGGGAAGTGGGCAGGAATCGCAGCGAATTAAACCTCATCCTGAGTTAGTGCTGTCTTACACTCAACAACGAATGTGGTTTCAACAGCAATACGACCAGCAAAGTGCTATCTACAATATTCCTCTGATCCTGAAAAGTGACAGTTTGCTTGATGCCAGCAGTTTGCAGGCGAGTTTGCAACATTTGCTGCAGCGACATCAGGTATTGCGCACTGTTATCAACAATCAGTCGGGCATTGCCACACCCAAGCTGTTGCATAGCGAAAACTTCGCTTTAGTGGTACAACAAGTGACAGATTCATCAAATTCAGATGCTATTTTCGCTGAACTTGCTCATCAGCAAACTTCCGTTGCCTTTGATTTAAGCAAAGACTTTATGTTGCGAGGTACCTTGGTGCAGGTTGCAGAGCAATATTCTGTATTATTTTTAACCTTGCATCATATTGCGGCCGACGCATGGTCGCTGGATATTTTGTTGCATGAATTGAATCAGGTATACAGTTCTATCACTGCTCAACAGGAGCCAGCGTTAAAAGAAGTCGCCCTGCAATACAGCGATTACGCGGCATGGCAACAGACGTTATTGAATGATTCTGGTATGACCAACCAGTTGTCGTACTGGAAAGATCGATTAGCGAATATTCCTGACACTCATCGTTTTCCTACTGATAAGAAGCGTCCGGCCAACCCAAGTTTTAAAGGAGAGCGTTTACGCTTTCATTTAGATACTGTCACCAGCCAGCAATTGCAGTCTCTGGCGATGGAGAAAGGGGCGACTACATTCTCTTTGGTACAAGCTGCGTTTGCTACATTGATTGCGAAATACAGTGGCTTGTCTACCGACTCTGAAGTCATGACAGATGTGGTAATAGGAACCCCCGTTGCTAACCGCCATTTGCCAGAAGTGGATAAGATGGTGGGCTTTTTCGCGAATACCATTCCGCTTCGTACTCAAATTGATTTGGAAACGCGTTTTAGCGATTTGTTGGGGCAGGTACAGCACAACACCTTAAATGACTTATCAAATCAGAATGTGCCACTGGAGATGTTGATTGATGAGCTCAATCTGACGCGTAAAACCAGCCATAATCCTTTATTTCAAATGATGTTGGTGTTTGAAAGTGCTTCTGAAAACAACAACACTGCACAGTCCGATTCCAATTCATCGCTCTTTTCCCGTTATTCCGTAGACAGAGCCGAAACAGGAAGCAAATTCGATTTAACCCTGATAGCAAGACAATCAGAAAAAGGCTTGGCCTTTGCCTGGGAATTTGCTCATGACCTGTTTGAGCGCGAAACCATTCAACGATTGGCTGACAACTTCTTGCGCTTATTGCAATCCGTCGCCGAATGTCCGGAATCTAAATTGTCTGATTTGGATTGTGTTTCTGACAGTGAAAAACAGTTCCTGATTGAAACCGGAGTGGGAGACGCTGTTGCGCAAGACGAAAGTGCGACTATTCACGGACGTTTTGAACAACAAGCGGCTAAACAGCCTAATGCGGTTGCTTTAGTGTATGGTGATGAGTCCCTTACCTATGCTCAACTTAACGAGAAAGCTAACTCGGTTGCGCAAGCGTTAATGGAAAAAGGCATTGTGCCGGGAGATATGATTGGCATCTGCATGGGGCAATCACTGGATTTCCCTGTTGCTGTATTGGGTGTTTTAAAATCCGGTGCGGCTTATTTGCCAATGGATAAAGAATATCCTGCTGCTCGTATCAAACACATTGTCTCCGACAGCAAAGCCAAGCTGTGGTTAAGCAACACTGCTGAAACCGCGGGCAAGGTGTTAGGAGAGCATGGCGTTGAAACGCTGTTGATCTCTGAGATATTGCAAGTGAATTCTGCTATTTCACCGTCCGCTATTTCACGACCAACAATGAGCAGCCAGGATCTGGCGTATATGATCTATACCTCAGGTTCAACAGGGCTACCCAAAGGTACAATGTTGGAGCATGTCGGTGCTGTTAACTTGTCTCAGGTGCAACAACAGCAGTTCGCTATTAATGATGCTGCAAGCGTTGAGAAGGCTGCTTTGCAAAGTAAGGTTTTGCAATTCGCTTCTATCAGTTTTGATGCGGCGACGTGGGAGATATTGATGAGTTTGTGCAATGGTGCGCAACTGATCATCCCTAATGCAGAGCAAAAGCAAGATCCTGCGAAAATGGCTGCTTTGGTGCAACGGCACGCTATTACTCACGCGACGTTACCTCCCGCCTATTTGAGCTTGTTCGAGACAGAACAATTGGCGTCATTAACTCATTTAATTGTCGCCGGGGAAGCCATTAGCCGTTCAGAAGCCGAGAAATGGTGTGTTGGTAGACACTTCTTCAATGCTTATGGCCCAACAGAAACAACAGTCTGTGCCACCATTGGAGAATATCAGGGCGGTGTGGTGCATATGGGGCGCTCCATCGCTAACCACAAAGCCTTAGTATTGGACGCTGCCGGAAAGCTTGCGCCTATTGGCGCTATTGGCGAACTGTATTTGGGCGGTATTGGTTTGGCTCGCGGTTATCATAACAACGAGGCGCTAACCCAAGAGAGATTTGTCGCCCTAAGTGTTGGCGTAGATAAGCCGCAGCGTTTTTATCGTTCAGGCGATTTGGTTCGGTGGTTACCGTCAGGTGTGTTGGAATATATTGGTCGTACCGACAATCAGGTGCAAGTGCGAGGTTTCCGTGTTGAGTTGGGCGAAATTGAAGCGGCAATAGCTCAACATCCAGAAGTACAAGCGGGGTTTGTGCAGGTAAGCGAAAAAGAGAACGGTTCGCAGCTAACGGCTTATTTCACTGTGTCAGAAGGCGCTTTGAATCAGTCTGGCGATAGCCTGCGCAAAGGCATCAAGCAATTGCTTGAGCAAACCTTACCTTATTACATGATCCCATCGGCTTATGTGCCTTTGTCTCATTTCCCTTTGACCACTCATGGCAAAATTGACGTTGAGGCATTGCCTCAAGCGGGCGAAGCCGACACGGTTAAATCTACCTATGTTGCGCCAACAACAGACGCGCAGCGATTGGTGTGTTCAGTGCTTCAAGATTTACTGCATCTGGAACAAGTGGGAATTAAAGACAGCTTCTTTGGTTTGGGTGGCGATTCGATTTTGTCTATTCAAGCGGTGGCTCGTATTAATGCTTTTGGCTATCACCTGACTTCCAAGCAGTTTTTTGAAGCGCAGTCGGTAGAAAATATCGCTCAGATTTTGGCGGAGAGCTCAGCGACGGGGGTTGAATATAGTCAGGCTGAGAGCGTCGGTGAGATGCAGCTATTACCTATTCAACAGCGCTTTTTCCTATTACAAAATCAGGATAATGATCGTTATTTGCAATCTGCATTGTTACATGTACCAGAAGCGGTAAATGAAGCTTTCCTGAGAGCTTTTGTTGATGCTTTGTATCAACGTCACGACATGTTAAGAGTGCGTTTTACTGATCTGGAAAGTGTTCAGCCTAAAGCGCATTTTGCCCCGTTAATTGACGTGGATTTGTCTAAGATTTTGGACATCGTGGATATCAGCAGAGAAACCAGTGAATTACGCCAAAGTGCAATATTAGCTGCGAGTGAGCAAGCTAAATCCAGCATCAATATTGCGCAAGGCTGCTTGTTCAAGATGGTTTATATGAAGGCGGAAAAAGCACAAGACAGCCGTTTATTGCTTATTTTCCATCATTTGATTGTCGACGGCGTTAGCTGGCGTATTGTGCTGGACGATTTGGCCTTGGCGTACCAGCAACATATCGCTGGCGGTGACGTTCATTTAGGCAACAAAGCCACCACCTATCAGCAATGGAGTAAGCAATATCATTCATGGTTACAGAGTGAAGATGCTGTAGCCGATGTGGCTTATTGGCAAGATAAGGCGGCTTTAAACCGTAATCCGGCTATGGTTCAGGCTCTTTTATCTAAAGGTAAGAGCCAGTCGGATTTAGGCAGTAATACTCTGGCTGATTCGCACATTGTTAAAGCTCAGCTAGACACACAACTTACCCAATCCTTATTAAAAGATTGCCATCAGGCTTATCGCACGCAAATTAACGATTTGCTGTTAAGTGCCTTGGTGAATGCATTGGCGAAGTGGAGACCAGAGCTGTCAGGCAAGTCAGTGAGTGTTTTTCTCGAAGGTCATGGTCGTGAAGATGACAAGTTTGAGCATACCGATTTAAGCCAGTGTATGGGTTGGTTTACCAGTCTTTATCCGGTTATTTTCAGTGCTGAGAAGAACCCCGATGAACTGATCCTGGGCGTTAAGGAACTGACTCGTCAAATTCCAAGTAGAGGGTTGGGATATTTGGGCACCAGTTTGCAAAGTTCTGCGCAACAGATGGGTGTTTTGTTCAATTATCTGGGACAGTTCGACCAACAGCTTGGCAAAACCCAGTTGTTTGCCAGAGCCAATGAAGATACCGGCTTTGATGTGGCACGTTCCCGATTGCGCGAGTCGTTGCTTGGTTTTAATGGGCAGATAAGTAATGGGCAACTTCAGTTCAATATCGATTTTAGTCGAGAGCTATTTGCCGTTGCAGATATTGAACAACTGGCTCGCACATTCGAGACAGCATTAACGGCCTTAATCGAACATTGCCGCACTCAGAAAGAGTCGCGAGTTTCTCCATCCGATTTTCCACTTTGTCATGTTAGCCAGATTGAGCTGGAAATGTGGCAAGACGAGTATGGTGAAATTGACGATTTGTATCCGGCGTCGGGTAACCAGATGGGGATGTACTATCATGCTCAATTGGACGCTCAATCCAGCTACGCTACGCAAAACCTATTGCACTTTAATCGTGATTTTAACCCGCAAACCTTTAAGCAAGCCTGGCAAATTCTGGTGCAGCGACACGCGGTATTGCGCACTGTGTTTGTTGCTTTGGATAAAGAGCAAAGTCTGCAATTAGTGCAACGACATGTAGAGTTGAATTGGATTGAGAAAGATATCGCGTCATTAAGCCAATTCGAGCAGGATGACGCTATTCAAGATTATCTTGAGTCCGATAACGCGATTCCCATTGACTACCAAAAAGCGCCTTTATCTCGTTTTGCCTTATTTAATCGCGGCGAACAGGGTTTTAGTTTTATCTGGACCTGTTCTCACACTATTTTGGACGGATGGAGCCTGGGGGTTGTTTACGATGAACTATTAACACTCTACCGTGCGCTATTGTCAGGCGTTGCGCCTGAATCTGTGGGCTTGCCAAACGTCGCAAGCTATAAGCAATACATTGCCTGGACGCTTGAGCAAAGCAATCAAGCTTCAACTGAGTTCTGGCAGCAAGAACTTGAAAATGCAGAACTGAGTAATGCCATTGGCATTGAGGCGTCTAACAATGAAGTGGCTCATCAAGGCAAACAAGTGCTTAAGCACACACTGCCTTCCGGTCAATATCAAGCCTTAAGAAGCTTCGCGGCGCAACAGAACATGACTATGAGCACCTTGGTTCAAGCCGCTTGGGGTTACTTGTTGTGTTCATACCGAGATACAGATCACATTATTACGGGTGTGACTTTGTCTGGACGTCCTGCCGATTTGCCTGGGGTGGAATCCACGGTTGGTATGATGATCAACACAGTTCCCGCCTGTATTCGAGTGTCTCCTGAATGGGCTATTCGTGACTGGTTACAGTCGTTACAAAACACGCAATCACAGCGAGAACGCTTTGGCTTTGTGCCTTTGGCTGAGATTGTCCAACACAAGAACCTGGATGAAGGCGAGCAGTTATTTAATACGGTATTAGGTTTCCACAATCAGCCGATTGAAGATGCCGCTGAATTGATGCGTGAATCGGATATGCGAGGCGGTGTTGCCCATGAGGAAACACATTATCCACTGGTGTTGGGGGTAGCGCCGCATCAAGATTTGGTCTTCACGCTTACCTACGATTCGAACTTGTTTAGTAGCGCGGCAATGGATCGTTTGGTTAGCCATTTAACGCAAGTCTTGTCTGGTTTAATTGCGCCAGAAAATAAAACGTTGGCTGATATTCATCTTCTGAGTGATGCTGAAATTACAGCCTTGGTGCAATTATCTGAATCACAAAAATTACCCGCACAAACCACTTTAGTGCCTGCTCAACTCTCCGCTTTAGCTGTATCTCAAGCCGATGCGCAAGCGGTGGTGATGGAAGCGGAGTCTTTGAGCTTTGCCGAGTTGGACGCGCAATCGAATCTGTTGGCGCGTGCTTTGGTGAAGTTCGGCGTGAAAGCGGGCGACAGAGTGGGCATGTGCCTTGACCGCTCGGTTGAGATGGTGGTGGCGGTGCTGGGGATTATGAAATCCGGTGGCGTTTATGTGCCACTTGACCCGACTTATCCCGATGAACGTTTGTCCTATCTAATTCAGGATGCCGGAATTAGCCATGTCGTAACAGAAGTCTATTTAGCTGACCAGTTACCTTTGAATGACCAGCAAGTGTTGTTGGTGTCCGAGTGTATTGATGACAGTGATGAGAGAGACGAAGAAGCCGAAACCGCCGTTGAGGTTGCGCTAGCGGCCTCCACTCCGGCCTATATGATTTATACCTCGGGCTCTACCGGACAGCCTAAAGGCGTGTTGGTTAATCATGGTGCCTTGGCACAGCGATTGGCGGGCTTGCAGCATCACTATCAATTGAACGGTGAAGACAAGGGCTTATTGTTTGCGTCCATGAGTTTCGATGCCTCATTGAGCCAGCTGCTATTGCCTTTATGTGCAGGTGCGGCGGTGGTCATCCGACCGGATGATGTCACCGAGCCAGAAGCCTTGATGGAATATATTCAAGCAACCGGAGTCAGCTTCCTGCATGTGGTGCCGGCTTATCTGAAACAGCTGGTTGCTGTTTCAGGTTGGCAAGATTCCCGCTTACGCATAGTCGTTAGTGGCGGTGATGTCTTTGACACTGGTTTGTTAGACAGCTGGTTTAACGGCGACAACGCCAGTGAACGAGAAGGCATCGCACTTTATAACTCCTATGGCCCCACGGAAATTGTTATTACCAGTAGTAGCCATCGGGTTTCAGTAAAAGCCCTTGAATCGAAAGGCAGTGCGCCGATTGGTAAGCCTTTGGCGAATACTTCTTACTGGATTGTGGACGCACAAGGTCAGCTATTACCGCAAGGAGTGGTAGGAGAGTTGTGCATTGGCGGTGACAGCCTTGCTGAAGGATATTGGCAGCGTGAAGCACAAACCGCTGAGCGATTCGTTGAGTTGAGATTCAACAATACGCTGCAACGAGTCTATCGCACCGGCGACAGAGTGAAATGGAATGACGCGGGTGAATTAGTCTTCGTCGGTCGTCAGGATAATCAGGTGAAGGTGCGTGGTTATCGTATTGAATTGGGTGAAATCGAAGCGGCCTTGAAAGCGTGTCAGGGTGTGACCGAAGCGGTGGTGAAAGCCGAAGACGATGGCTTATGGGCGTTTTTGTCACTAGATGAAAATAGAACAACCCTGACCCAGGTAGAAGAAGAGTTAGCGACACATTTACCGGGTTACCTGCTACCCAGTGGTTTTGAGACCATCACCGAATGGCCATTAACAGCCAGTGGCAAGATTGACCGCAACAAGTTAGTGCGTGGTTTAGAGCAAGATTCGGGCAGTCGCGCACCGAAAAACGACACCGAAATTGCCTTGCAAAAGATTTGGGCAGAGTTGTTGAAAGTGGAAGAAGTTGGCGTGACCGATAACTTCTTCCAGATGGGCGGACATTCCTTGCTAGCCACGCGTTTGGCAAGTCAAATCCGTCGTCAATTTGAAGTGAACTTCACCCTGAAAAGCTTGTTTGAATTGCCCAGTATTGAAGAACAAGCTGCCATGATTGTGGCGGAAAAAGGTTTGGATTCTGAGTTCACTACCGCGTCTGAATCGGATAATGCTTCGTCGTTTGTACCTACCATTCCAGTATTGGAAGGTAATGAACCATCGCCTTTATCCCATGCTCAAAACAGCTTGTGGTTAATGGAGCAAATGGATTCTTCTGGTGCCAGTTATATCGCTGGTACGGCAATGACTATTTCCGGAAACATTAGCCGGGAAGCAATTGAGCAAGCTTTTGCCACTATTGTCGAGCGTCATCAGGTGTTGCGTACTGTCATTCGAGAATATGACGGGCAGCCCATGCAACAGGTCGTAGATAATCCAGAGTTCAATGTTGGTTTTACGGACTTGTCGGCTCTGGATGCTGGATCGCAAGATCAGGAAATTCTGAATATGCGCCGGGAAGCCAAATTGTCCCGATTTGATTTGGCTCAGGATGTGATGTTGCGAGTACATTTGGTTAAGCAAAGTGATACTCAACATACCTTGTTATTGCACATGCATCATATTGTCTGTGATGGTTGGTCGATTGGTCTTTTGATGCAGGAATTTAATATTCTCTATCAAGCCTATTCCGAGCAAGCAGAGGCTAAATTACCTGATTTGCCTGTACAGTATCGCGATTATGCCAGCTGGCAAAAAGCCCAGTTGTCAGGAGAGAAACTGGATGAATTAGCCGAATATTGGACGCAACGTTTAGCGGACATTCCAAGTGTGCATCAATTGCCGATGGACTTTGATCGTCCAGACATTCCTTCCTATCGCGGTGAGGTTTATCGCCAACAATTGAGTGGTGATGTCAAAACGGCTTTCAGTCAGTTAAGTCGTAATAACCAGACCACTTTCTTTATGGCGATGCATGCTGCTTTTTCAGCCTGGTTAGCCCGCTATTCTGGTAGTGATGACATTGTATTAGGCAGTGCGATTGCAAACCGTGAGCAAAGTGAAGTCGCTAATTTGATCGGCTTTTTCTCTAATGTTCTGGTGTTACGTAGTCAAATTGATAATAACGAGTCTTTCGCCTCACTGTTGAGTAAGGTGAAAACCAATGACATTGCTGATTTTGACCATCAGCAGATGCCGTTTGAGCTGCTGGTTGAAAAGCTTAATCCAGAGCGTACGCCGCAGTACAACCCGTTATTCCAAATCGTATTGAATGTGGATAACAACGATGGCGAAGATTTGCAGGTATCAGGCTCAGAAGTGAAAGGTGGCGGGCAATTGAGCTATGAAAGTAACTTCGACCTGACGCTTTATGCAGTAGAGCAGGAATCAGGCATTAAGCTGGTGTGGCGATATGCTTCAGATCTCTTCACAGAAACGACGATTGCGCGCATGTCCAATAGCTTCTCGGCCTTATTGCAAGCTGCAATAGCGAATCCTGACACCTTATTAAAAGACTTGCCTTTGGTGTCTGATGCTGAATCACAAGCGCTATCAGTTTTGGCAATGGGTGAGGTATTACCCGCACAAACCACTTTAGTGCCTGCTCAACTCTCCGCTTTAGCTGTATCTCAAGCCGATGCGCAAGCGGTGGTGATGGAAGCGGAGTCTTTGAGCTTTGCCGAGTTGGACGCGCAATCGAATCTGTTGGCGCGTGCTTTGGTGAAGTTCGGCGTGAAAGCGGGCGACAGAGTGGGCATGTGCCTTGACCGCTCGGTTGAGATGGTGGTGGCGGTGCTGGGGATTATGAAATCCGGTGGCGTTTATGTGCCACTTGACCCGACTTATCCCGATGAACGTTTGTCCTATCTAATTCAGGATGCCGGAATTAGCCATGTCGTAACAGAAGTCTATTTAGCTGACCAGTTACCTTTGAATGACCAGCAAGTGTTGTTGGTGTCCGAGTGTATTGATGACAGTGATGAGAGAGACGAAGAAGCCGAAACCGCCGTTGAGGTTGCGCTAGCGGCCTCCACTCCGGCCTATATGATTTATACCTCGGGCTCTACCGGACAGCCTAAAGGCGTGTTGGTTAATCATGGTGCCTTGGCACAGCGATTGGCGGGCTTGCAGCATCACTATCAATTGAACGGTGAAGACAAGGGGCTTATTGTTTGCGTCCATGAGTTTCGATGCCTCATTGAGCCAGCTGCTATTGCCTTTATGTGCAGGTGCGGCGGTGGTCATCCGACCGGATGA